The Avibacterium sp. 20-132 genome segment CGCAAATTGTAAGCGGTGTGGGGTTACGGTGGTTGTGTCGCCTAAGTTGTTATAAGAAACGTGTAAAGCGTGATACATTTCAAGGGTATCTCGAACAGTTTGGCATTCTTGTTCTGAAAGATTAGAAAATTCTTTATCTAATTCTTTCAATTCTAGTCCAAATCCCCCTTTTACAATCGTTTCTAAACGGGTATATTTCGCGGCGTTATTTGGATCTAATAAGCCCATTAATTTATATTGATTAGCTAAAATTAAGCGCTGAGTTGAGGTCATTTCCATAGTATTTATTCCTATCATTAATCAATTTCTTTAAGTTCATCTTGTGAAAGGGTATTGCCTTTGGTTTCCACATTGCCGTCTTTAACGTGATATTCTAAGTTTTGGAAATAGGCTTCGCGGAAAGTAACATAAGGATCTTGCGATTGCTCTAATAATGCGTCTTTATCAAGCATTTTTGCGCGACTATCAATACCTTGAATACCCCATTTTAATAATCCCCAAGGACCTAGTAAAGACAGCATTGGGTAAGTGGTATCCACTAAATTACCTAGATCTTGACGAGGGGTGGCAGGCCCGTACATCGGCAACATTACATAAGTACCTGTTTCGACACCATAAGCCCCTAAGGTATCACCAAAACGGCGTTTTTCTTCTACGCGTAATGGCGGGCTGGCACTTGCCCAGTCAATTAAACCGCCTAAACCGAAAATACTGTTGATCCAGAAGCGATTGAAATGCACCATTGCTTTTTTAAATTCACCTTGCAATAAGCGGTTTACAAAACTGGCTGGTTCATCAAGGTTATTCGCAACATTGATAATTCCTGTTTTAATAGGCTGTGGCACGTAATTTTTCCAACCTTTGGCAACTGGTTTCAGCACATAGGGATCGGCAACCTTATAGTTGAAATCCCACATTGCTCGGTTAAATCCTTCCAATGGATCTTTGCGTTCTCCCGTTTGTGGATCGATTGTGGCACAGCCCGTGAGTAAAGCTGAACCAAGTACGAGTGAGACGACGAAAACGGATTTTTTCATAATATGCCCTGTTACTAAAAATAAGATACATTGTAAACAACTTGGTGAAAATCTACAAAATAAATCAGAGAAAAATAAATTGCTTGCATTACAATGATTATTTATGCAATATTAATGAATAAATATATTTCTTATTCCTTGTG includes the following:
- a CDS encoding YfbU family protein produces the protein MEMTSTQRLILANQYKLMGLLDPNNAAKYTRLETIVKGGFGLELKELDKEFSNLSEQECQTVRDTLEMYHALHVSYNNLGDTTTVTPHRLQFAGYCAVREKKYLHYLRFITTTEEKYAEFMQCEHGCDSQTPMWDKYIKMLEVWRSCPHEYHLSMAEIQKILNA
- a CDS encoding MlaA family lipoprotein, encoding MKKSVFVVSLVLGSALLTGCATIDPQTGERKDPLEGFNRAMWDFNYKVADPYVLKPVAKGWKNYVPQPIKTGIINVANNLDEPASFVNRLLQGEFKKAMVHFNRFWINSIFGLGGLIDWASASPPLRVEEKRRFGDTLGAYGVETGTYVMLPMYGPATPRQDLGNLVDTTYPMLSLLGPWGLLKWGIQGIDSRAKMLDKDALLEQSQDPYVTFREAYFQNLEYHVKDGNVETKGNTLSQDELKEID